TCTACCCAGAGGACGAAAATACAGTATGTTCGTCCTATCGTCAGATGAAATCTAATTTCGTCGAACCAGTAGACGAAAATGCATGAAAAAGATAATTTTTGTGGGGCCTGCTAATTTTTGTCTACCCGTTGTTGGACGAAATCTATAAATTTTGTCCAACGGGTAGacaaaatctaatttttgtctACCCATTGGACGAAATTTAGTTTTCATCAGCAGCTCTGAGTTCTTGTTTTTGAATAGATATTTGAACACCTTTCTAATGTTTTGCACAAAAATAAATCATACATTTTTGTAGTCCAATGTTCCCTGTACTCAGTGGTAAAATTTTTTCCAAAGGTTTTATGTAAAGTAATTTTTATATACGTCCAAAATGTGGTTCATTTTGGACGTATATAAAAATTACTTTACATAAAACCTTTGGAAAAAATTTTACCACTGAGTACAGGGAACATTGGACTACAAAAATGTATGATTTAATTTTCTGCAAAACATCAGAAAGATGTTCAAATATTTATTCAAAAACAGGAACTCAGAGTTGCCAATGACAACTAAATTTTGTCCAACGGGTAGACGAAAATTAGCAGGCCCCACGAAAAATGTCATTTTCATGCATTTTTGTCTACTGGTTCGACGAAATTAGATTTCGTTTGACGATAGGACGAAAATATAGTATTTTTTTCGTCCTTTGGGTAGACGAAATTTAGATTTCGTCTGCTGGACAGATGAAAGGGTATAATTTTGAAATTCCACATATTCAGGATATTATTCCGTAATTACAGTATAATtttgtattaaaaaaattaaaagtttCAAAGATCAGATGCTTGCTTGCATTGGGAGCCCATGAGCAGTAAGCAAAAGCGCCGCCATGCTAGTAGTATCTTCGTTCATTACAAGTAGTAGTAGTATAATATAATAATGACGGCCGTTTTAAAAGACCATTTGATCAGAAAACGACACAAAAGTCAGAAGGACGAATCATTTTCGCCCAACAAAAACCACTGTTCCgacgaaatgaaaaaaaaaagtgttcGCAGATCTGGTCTGTTCTACTAGTGTTCTGCATGCCGCATGGGCGCATGGCCCTTCCTTGCATAATTGAAGGACCCGTGTATAGCCCAGCACGAACATATTCTTCAGCAGCATGGGTCACCAACCACTGGCACGCAAGTTGCGCAGCCCAACAGCAACGGCAGCAGTGGTCCAGTCCCCCCGCGGCTGCCGGTTGCGGAAGCCGGCCAGCAGCGCCAACCATCGCATCACACCCAACCCCACACCAAGTCTGTGTTTAgatttgcacagatgagttgtaaatcgcgagataaatttaataatgctaattaatttataattaatctataattaacggttggttactgtagcatcactgttgcaaatcatggattaagtaggctcattagattcgtctcgtgatttacagctcatccatgcaaaaaaatttataaatagacttcatttagtacttcatgcatgtgtcaaaacattcgatgtgagaTTTTTTTCGGGGTTTACCGTTAAAGATTGTTTACAGCGCCCAAATCGCAAAGTCCATGGCCCGACACCAACTACACGTCTACACCGCAGGCAGCATCCATCCCATCGATCGCATCGCATCACCTCTCCCGCGCTCGCCCGGATAAGCGTCGCTCCCtctccggcgcggcgcggcgcggccccctTGGCGTCGCCCCCGAACACCAATCATCCacccccacgcgcgcacgcaacgCCGAAAGAGGAcgacgccgcggccgtcgccgtcgactCTGAACCTGTCACAGAACACCAGCAAGGCAGCAGCGAACGTGTGGGCGATGAGTGTTTGGATAGGGCTGAAAAAAAattcgcaaatttttttttgcatctttgactactaatttagagtatcaaataaagtctaattataaaatcacCTCCATAATCACCcgtgtaaatcgcaagacgaatctaatgaggcatttgaccgcgtgattagagaatggttactgtagtctcactgtagcaaatcattaattaattatcgtcattagattcgtctcgaaaagttacatcaGTCCTTGAAaagtttttgtaaatagactttattaaGTACTCTATGCAGACATTCATCCTTTTGTGTAATTTTGATTTGACATTtaaccaaacacacccttgcCGAGAACAGATGGGCGCAAAAGTGCAGGGCTGAAAGGAGAGACCGAAGAGATACATGCTACAGGGATGTAGTGTAGCTAGGGGGGCTATAGAAACGTAGGCCatgggaaaaaaagaaagaaagaacggCGCCAGCTCGGGGCAGGCACCATGCTGGTGGTCTGGTACAAAAGAGAGGCCAGGCTCAGGGTGCAGCTCCGCCACAGATAACAGCCTACTTGCTTGCTTCAGGCCTTCAGCTGGCTAGCCGGCAGCGCCTCTCACGGCCTCGCTCCACGTCTCCACCTCACCTCATCTGGGTTCTCGAGTTCTTCGGGTctggtctttttctttttttcgcgaccgtgcgtGAGCACGTTTTTCACGAAGAGGTTACTTCGGGTCTGGTCGGGTCTGGTCAGGTGACTGCAGCTGGTCGGTGAGTTCTTCTTGGCTCCTTGGTCTCTGCTGAATTGAATTTTCTTGCCGTACGATTCAGTTCGAGAAGGCCTGTGAAGAACTAGAGAAACCTCCCTCGTCTGGATCGACTCGAGAACTGACGTTAGAGTCTCGATTGGTGTCTGAACTCTCAAGTGACCTTTTGCTGATCCTTTCCTCTGCTAGCTTGAGCACCTACTCCAAGAACACGCTTTCGTTGCTTGACGCCAGCTCGAGAGGGTTTTGCTGTCTCCTCGCCGGATAGGATGAGCTCCCGGGAATGCCTTTGACGTGATTTGATTTGGTGACAGCACGAGTCATGTGTCTTTTCCCAGCTTTTCTCTTCCCGGCTCGCGTTCACTTTGACCTTGGAATTGCATAAATCGCACGTTTGTTTCACACTTTCTCCGTCCCAAGTAGAGTGCGAGACTCAGCTTTTCAAGTAGCAGCTTACTTGTACTCCTCCCAACTCCCCCGTCAAATGTTATCTAAAGCCCTGGCTACACACTACCACCATCCAcatatttatatgcaaattgaAGGTCTGTTTTCCTCCTGTGCCTCTCCTAGATCAAGTGCCATGGAGGAAGACTCCAGAGGGAGAGCTCCTTCCACTCCTCAACTGCTAAACCTCATCCGAGGCGAGGGAGAATGGAAGGTGGTTAGGGAGGCAGCAGATGGAGGGAGATCGTCAAGAACCACAAGCTCTGAAGCCGAGGAGGACACGAAGCTGGAGCTGAAGCTCGGCCTCCCTGGTGTCCAGGAGGAAGAGAGACCAGCCGGCCCCAGAGAGAAGATGCAGCAAGAACAGGAGAGCTGCACGGCACTCTCCCTTGGTTGCTTCCGATCACATTCGAGACTCGCCACTAGCACTGCCACTGCCACTGCCACAGGGGCAAAGAGAGGATTCTTGGCCACCGTTGGTGCCAAGGCAGAAGGTAAGTGTACAAAGGAAATTAAAAACATGCAGCCGTTTATTAGTTCAGAAAGCTGCAATCTCGTTTTGTTTCTGACAGCTTTTTTCCTGTGATTTTTGAAGTTTGTAATCAGAGGCACCAGGACAGGCAAGGGTGTGGGAATGGGTTAACATTGGGAGATGAAAACATGGCAGGTGAAAGGAAGAAAGGGTGCTGTCCCCCGTCGTCGTCGCGTGACTCGGCTGCTGCGCCtgtgcacagcagcagcagcccccaACAGGGGAGGTGAGGACACATCCTTGTTTTACTGGCTTTCCCGTCTTTTTGTGCCCTCAGATATGGAAGCTATCAGCTATGCTTGTTTGTTTTTGTCACGGCGTATGCGTGATCTTGGGAATGGATTACGTAGTTTAACGTTCCTGTCTGTTTCAGCTTTACTTGCTGATCCTGACTTTCTGGATCAATTGTGAAAGCAAATCAGTTCAGGAAATTAACGGTGCAATAATTAGGGATGCAGCTACATAGTTCAAATATTTAATTAGTTTGTTGAAAACTTCGCTGTGTTTTAAAAGAGGAATTTGAGACTTACTGAAACTCACTGGTGCTCTGATTCAATGTAGAGGTGCTGTTCTTCCAGTGGTCGGTTGGCCTCCGGTCCGGGCCATCAGGAGAAACCTCTCAAATGGTAGTTCATCTAAGCAATCGCCTGACCGACAAAACGATGAAGCTGGTGACAAGGCGAAGCTAACCTGCAAGAGGAGCCCGCTTGTCAAAATAAACATGGACGGCATCCCCATTGGAAGGAAAATAGACCTCGCAGCATACGACAACTTTCAGAAGCTGTCATCTGCCGTCCAAGAGTTGTTTTCTGGCTTTCTTGAAGGTACAAATTAAACACCAGACCACAGAAAATAATACTCGGTCAATTTTTTTATAAAGACGAATGCTTGAGTATCTAAATAGAACCAATCAGAGTCTTCTTCTATTTCTGAAGATTATGATTTTGGTCCTGCAGCTCAGAAGGACTTAGACTGTACTAAAAGTGGAGAACAAGGAACGGAAGAGAAACTATTTTCTGGGTTATTGGATGGAAATGGCGAATACACTTTGGTTTACGAAGACGATGGAGGGAGCAGGACACCAGTTGGGGACCTACCATGGAAGTAAGCCTTCCCTGTTCCTTTCTCTTTATATGCATATCACAATCCACACACCTACTGGCTTTCTGTAAGTTTCTTAAGCATAAGAACACTATAATGCACAATTTTTATCACCTTCAGTGACAATCAGATTTTCTGGATTACTGTACAATTCTAATAATTTAGAATTTGTCAAATTTTGATAAGGCCAATTCAGAAACATGCCTGTGTACTATCTTAATTAAATTGTTTATTAATTCCTGCAGTGTATTTGTTTCTACTGCTAAGAGGCTGAGGGTTATGAAAAGTTCAGAGCTTCCCCATGGCATGGTAATTACAGTGCAGATTCAAGCTGTCTTTGCTTCCCTGTTATGGAGATTCAAAAACTTCATCTCTGGTTAAATTTGTATAAACTGAATTATTTTATGTGGCATAAATCCCCAAGTTTCCCACTCATTTATGTTTTTACCTTTTTTGCAGATTAAAACTACCTCTGGGAGGGCAGCAGATCATTAATATGAGGCCAGTAGTCCAGCCATTGGATCATGCAAACTGTTTTAATCACCGGCTTCCTTCATGTGACTCCTTTTCGCTTGTAGAGATAAATCTGATAAGATAAATGCTAGCATATTGCAGATGCCTAAATGCACTGCAtattttgtaattttccttgCTATTTCAGATATAGCTATGCAACATGATCTAGTAGGATTACTAAACctgaaaaatgtatttttattttttactgTGATGCAATAAGTTTCAACTAACTAGGCTGAGATGAAAAAGGCATATGTAATGTTCAGATCACAATGGTGAGCATGCTAACCAAGAAAACAAGCATATACAACCTTGGGAGGCTGATAGCTCATCAACAATGGAGGAGCAAACATTGTGTTGAGTTTAGAAATGCTAGGGGTGGAGTCACCAACTCTCGTCATACCAATTCAGCATTAGAAAATTCAACGCAATGTTTTCAGGTCAAAGTATTTGTCACAAGCACCATGAGGAATGCTTTGACctgattcaaattttttttactgTAAAGATCTGCGAGAAGTATGAGGTATACCTGTAATTTGTACTATAAAAAAGCAGAAAAAAACCATACATCCATGCAGCAACTCTGCAACTCTATTTCACTGTTGAAACACCACTATTCATAAACGGCTAGCTGGTTTATAATCAGAAGCTCCATCTGCAGATAATCAAGAGTAGTTAGTGTTCTTAAGACAGAGGTTAGAGCTGTAATCAGTTATACATACATAAAAGCATAGGACAGCAGGCCAAAAAACAACCATTTCTTTTCCTGGCGCAGATAGAAATATTCACTGCCATGCTTCCAGCCTTGGAATTGGGGACAAAGGAAAGGTCCCTGTCATTGGACCACTATACCGAATGGCCGAAAAGAGGAAGAGACGGGGTGGATTACGAAAGAATCTTTAGCTCCTTTTGTTGTGTCCTTCCCAAACATCCGTACCCCCCCGTGTTGTGTGCTAATATGTCACCGGTGCGTATTTTAGTTGCTAGGCTAAAAGCTATATTGCCTTTGCAAGAACATTGCATTGGAGCAGGTGAAAGCAGCATGAGTACTTACAAAATTTAAGCATGCTAGTTGCCCAATGATTGGCTTTTCGATATAGATATACTACTATAAGTATTAGTACCAGTCCGTTGTCTTGCCTGCACTATCGTGTTCCAGTGTTCTGCTCTTGAAAACAACTTGTCAGACAAATAGATGTGTACTGTGATGCATTGAGATGCTAGGTGAACATGCTACTGGAGACTGCAACTGCAACAACCTAAATAAAAAGGTATTTTAAATGACGCCGTAAATGGAAAAGACGAGCACTTAATCGAGATCCTCACATCagcatatataaaggatatgatCAAATGGACAATTCAGCTTCGTCAGACAGTTCTTTGTTTTTTCTAAAAAGAAAGGTTGAACAGACCTAATCTAATCATAGGAGCCATACAAGCATGCATAGTTCTTCATCATCAATGTCCAATCATAGGATCCATATCCATACCAGCATATATTGTTTATTCATCACCACTGTCCTAGCATATATGCCTCAAAAGACTGTAGtaagactccaaggatggcataGAGGTTATACATGAAAGTGAAGAAAAAATAAGAGCACTCTGCATATCCAGTATCCAGTAAAATACATGGTCATATGCAAATTGAGGACTATGCGAAACACTTCATATCTTAGCTAGTAGTATACTCCTATCTATCATGCACTAATCCTCATGTGGTACTTACATAGTGTAATTCATCAGAAGAAATGACTGTGGGGAGTGTGTATTAAAACCACCCTAGACATTGATTTAAGATCACAACCAGGAACCTTTACAAGATAGATAACTATATGAATGGCAAAAATAGAGAGCATCTCTTTTCCAGAAAGAGAGTAGATAGCATTTGAACTCACTGAAAATAACTGTTCAATGACAGCCATCAAGTTGGCGCATTGCGAACGGATAAAATAAAAGCATGGACGGTTCAGGTAAGTGCAaccgcacaaaaaaaaaaaactttacagCACGATAAGCAAATATGTGGTGCTAAGCAGCTCTGCTCTCTGAGAGGCACGAATGCTAGAAACATGCAAAGTTGACAAATCTGATAAGTTAGGCATTTGCACCAAAGAATAGCCTCGCTAGGTCCAGATTGTGCCCCCTATTTCGCCAGGTGTCCCAGTTAAAATAAGTCATAGACCACACAAAACAATGGACAAGGATTTCTTAATCCTTATCTCTGTTTGTTCGATACCGGGCAGAGAGAGATGAAGAGATCCACGTTTTATACGTGCACCAACCAAAATGTGGAATATTTTCATTtgatagttttaattatttttcgGAAGAACAAATAAAATGTCTGTTACTAGCTTGTGCTGGCGGCTTATCCTCATTTCCTGAACTCTCTAGTCAAGTGGAACCTGTCTTTCAGCACTATAACAATGATCAGCTAATGGTCTATAAAATCGTGCAGGTAATGGAAATTGACAACTCAACTGACTTCCTTGTCTCAACATTTTAGTTTCAAATTATCCACTGGGACAGATTTCGACGCATGAAAGCATCATGCAGCTGGAGGGTACACCTGTAAAATTATAGGTCCGCATCTGAAGGAAGAGACTTAACCAGAACAAAACAACTGTTAATCTATCATGGGATACAATCCGCAGATGGAATGGGACCACTCTTGCTTCTACTGTTAATCTAATTCACCCTTTGCTACATCTTCCTAGCCTGCAAACAGAATGCGTCAAGGGTATTGATGTACAGTACTATACTACTACGTGTGGTCTGCAACTCAGCTAGGCAGTAAGATGGTTCAGTGTCACTTCTCTGACGCTACTCGATTGCCAGAAATGCAGGTCCCAGGCCATTCACTTTTTTCACGTCGTTCTCTTAGCGGTGAGCGCGCAAGGAAAGGAGGAACACCAAACTG
The nucleotide sequence above comes from Panicum virgatum strain AP13 chromosome 3K, P.virgatum_v5, whole genome shotgun sequence. Encoded proteins:
- the LOC120698074 gene encoding auxin-responsive protein IAA18-like isoform X2 gives rise to the protein MEEDSRGRAPSTPQLLNLIRGEGEWKVVREAADGGRSSRTTSSEAEEDTKLELKLGLPGVQEEERPAGPREKMQQEQESCTALSLGCFRSHSRLATSTATATATGAKRGFLATVGAKAEVCNQRHQDRQGCGNGLTLGDENMAGERKKGCCPPSSSRDSAAAPVHSSSSPQQGRGAVLPVVGWPPVRAIRRNLSNGSSSKQSPDRQNDEAGDKAKLTCKRSPLVKINMDGIPIGRKIDLAAYDNFQKLSSAVQELFSGFLEAQKDLDCTKSGEQGTEEKLFSGLLDGNGEYTLVYEDDGGSRTPVGDLPWNVFVSTAKRLRVMKSSELPHGMIKTTSGRAADH
- the LOC120698074 gene encoding auxin-responsive protein IAA18-like isoform X1; this encodes MLSKALATHYHHPHIYMQIEGLFSSCASPRSSAMEEDSRGRAPSTPQLLNLIRGEGEWKVVREAADGGRSSRTTSSEAEEDTKLELKLGLPGVQEEERPAGPREKMQQEQESCTALSLGCFRSHSRLATSTATATATGAKRGFLATVGAKAEVCNQRHQDRQGCGNGLTLGDENMAGERKKGCCPPSSSRDSAAAPVHSSSSPQQGRGAVLPVVGWPPVRAIRRNLSNGSSSKQSPDRQNDEAGDKAKLTCKRSPLVKINMDGIPIGRKIDLAAYDNFQKLSSAVQELFSGFLEAQKDLDCTKSGEQGTEEKLFSGLLDGNGEYTLVYEDDGGSRTPVGDLPWNVFVSTAKRLRVMKSSELPHGMIKTTSGRAADH